Below is a window of Fulvitalea axinellae DNA.
AATACGGCAACACCCTGACAATCTCATCCGAAGACAGCCTTTGGGCGGAAAAAGAACGCTTTTCGCCAGAACTCTTGGCTTTGTCCTCGCAAGAACGGCTGTATGAGCAGGCGCTGAAAGTCCAGCAAAGAAAAAACTTGCCGGACATCAGCCTCGGGGCGAATATTCAGGGCGTCCACAACGAGCGCCATGCGGGTTTTTACGGAGGCATCAGCCTACCGCTTTGGAGAAACAAGAACAAGGTGAAAACGGCAAAAGCGAAACTCTCAGCCACAAAAAGCTTGGCCGAAGCGAAGCTAAACGAGAAAAGGACCGAGTTCTCCGCCGTTTACGAAACCTTCCGGAAAACGCTCGTGAAATTCCGTGAATACCAAACCGTTTTCGGTGAGCTAAACGACGAAAACCTGTTGCTGAAAGCCTACTGTTCGGGCGAAATTTCTTACACCGACTATTACAACGAGTTGCGGTTCTATCGCCAAGCGGCAGACCAACTTTTGAAGGTGGAATTCGAACTCCACCAACTCAAAGCCGAACTGCTGAAACACCGTCTGTAATCAACAACAAAACCGCCGGCACCTGCCCTACCCGGCTCCGGCACAATCAGAGCAAAATGAAATCTATCATAAAATATCTTCCCCTAATTTTCATTTCAGGAATCGTTGCCTGTTCTGAAAAAAGCGGAAATGACACATCCCAAACCGTTGAGCGCCCAGCTGTAGACGAAACAATCTGGACTTCCAAAAGCGAACTGTTCGTGGAGTTTCCCGCCCTTACGGTAAATGAGGAAAGCCGTTTCGCTGCGCACTTTACGAAAATGTCGGACCATAGCGCCGTCACTTCCGGACAAGTCGTGACTATTTTGGAAGGAAACGGCCAGCGTATTTCCAGCGAAAAGGAAAAGCCCTCTTCTCCCGGCATTTTCAGGCCAACACTCACACCAAAAAAAGCGGGAACATACAAATTGCTTTTCGTCCTGAATTCCCCCGAACTCTCGGACACAATTGTGGTCGAAAAAGTAAAGGTTTATCCAAGCGTGGAAGCCTCGATCAACGAATTGGGCCAAGACGAAGGAGAAGACGGTTCCATCACTTTCCTGAAAGAACAGGCTTGGAAAATGACTTTCAAAACCGTGCCCGCGGTAAAAGCCCCGATATACGAAACCGTCGCCGGCTCCGGAGTATGGCGTTCGGCTCCGGGCGCTTCGAAATCGGTTGTTTCGCCGGTTACCGGAATCGTGAACTTCGGATCGGAAAAACTGACTGAAGGTAGCCGAGTGCGAAAAGGCCAAGTACTTTTCCAGATCAGTGGAGGAAATCTTGTCGAAAGCGGAATAGCTTCGAAATTGAAATCGGCGAAAGCCACTTACAAACAGGCCAAACAGGAATTCGAAAGGAAAAAGGACTTGCAGAAAGACGGCATAATTTCGAAAGCCGATTTTGAGATTGCCGAGAAGAATTTCAGGGTAGCCGAGGCTTCGTTCAAAGCTATGAAAAAAGGCGTCAGCGGTAATTCCAAACAAGTCAGAGCGCCGTTCGACGGCTATATAAAACGCATTTCCGTACAAAACGGCGACTATGTTGGCGAAGGCCAAACGGCGATCGTACTGGGTTCGGAAAAATCCAGAATCCTCGAAACTTACCTCAGCCCTTCTTCCGGACTTTCGGCTTCCGACATCCGTGACATCTGGTTCAAAACCCCGCAAAACGGCTGGCAAAGTGTAAAAGACAACAACGGCGAGGTGCTTTCGGTAAGCGAAAAAGTGGATCCGACAAAGCCTATGGTATCGGTTTTCGCCAAAACGGAAACGCCATCGTCGGCTCCGGAAGGCGCGTTTACGGAAACTTTGCTTGCCTATGGTCCCGCTCACGAAGCCATCGCAATTCCAGAATCGGCATTGCTTGAGGATTACGGACAGTATTCGGTTATCGTCCAGCTTTCGGGCGAAAGCTTCGAGAGAAGAAACGTAGTGATCGGACGCAAAAACGGAAAAATGGCGGAAGTGCTGAAAGGTCTTTCCCAAGGCGAAGTGGTCGTGACCAAAGGCGCCTACCAAGTCCGTATGGCGTCCATGTCGGGCCAAGCTCCGGCCCACGGCCACGAACACTAAAACCAGTACGTTTTCGAACCAAGGAATGAAAGGTAAAATATGTTAACCAAAATATTGAACCTGGCGCTCCAAAACCGAATACTGGTTTTGGTGTTCGCCGCGGCGCTTAGCTTTTCGGGCTATTATGTCGCCAACACGATGAGCGTGGACGTCTTTCCCGACCTCACCGCTCCCACCGTTACCGTTCTGACGGAAGCCCACGGCCTGGAATCCGAAGAAGTGGAAAAGCTTGTCAGCTTCCAGCTGGAAACCGCCCTAAACGGCGCTCCGAATATCCGAAGAATCCGTTCGTCATCGGCCTCCGGCATCTCGATTGTCTGGGCGGAATTCGAATGGGGAACGGACATCTACAGAGCTCGCCAAACCGTAGCCGAGCGACTCGCCACCGCCGGCGAAACCTTGCCCGAAGGAATCGGGGCGCCGACTATGGCACCGATCTCCTCAATAATGGGAGAAATCATGTTGCTCGGTGTCAGTTCGGACAGTTTGCCTCCGATGCAACTCCGCACCCTGGCCGATTGGAGTATTCGCCCACAAATAAAATCGATCAACGGAATTGCCAACGTTATCGTAATCGGTGGTGAAAACAAGCAATATCAGGTGCTCGCCCATCCGGGAAAACTCCAACATTACGGACTCAGCCTTGAGGATTTGCTGGAAAGCGTACGTGAAACCAACGTCAGCGCCACCGGCGGTTACCTTAACAAACACGGAAACCGCTATATAATAAAAGGTAACGGCCGTGTGAACGATTTGGAACAAAT
It encodes the following:
- a CDS encoding efflux RND transporter periplasmic adaptor subunit; the protein is MKSIIKYLPLIFISGIVACSEKSGNDTSQTVERPAVDETIWTSKSELFVEFPALTVNEESRFAAHFTKMSDHSAVTSGQVVTILEGNGQRISSEKEKPSSPGIFRPTLTPKKAGTYKLLFVLNSPELSDTIVVEKVKVYPSVEASINELGQDEGEDGSITFLKEQAWKMTFKTVPAVKAPIYETVAGSGVWRSAPGASKSVVSPVTGIVNFGSEKLTEGSRVRKGQVLFQISGGNLVESGIASKLKSAKATYKQAKQEFERKKDLQKDGIISKADFEIAEKNFRVAEASFKAMKKGVSGNSKQVRAPFDGYIKRISVQNGDYVGEGQTAIVLGSEKSRILETYLSPSSGLSASDIRDIWFKTPQNGWQSVKDNNGEVLSVSEKVDPTKPMVSVFAKTETPSSAPEGAFTETLLAYGPAHEAIAIPESALLEDYGQYSVIVQLSGESFERRNVVIGRKNGKMAEVLKGLSQGEVVVTKGAYQVRMASMSGQAPAHGHEH